The Aedes albopictus strain Foshan chromosome 1, AalbF5, whole genome shotgun sequence genomic interval ttctgatcccggatttttcactcgcacccccatcactcttacctgaaaattgtctgccattcgaaaattctcaagctaatctgattccgcattccacactcgcgcttgcatggctctaccgagaaaaccgactgaccaacgaatattgtagcgcgattctgaacccggatttttcactcgcacttccatcgccctaccgtggaaaccgactgaccaacgaatattgtagcgcgattctgatcccggatttttcactcgcgcttgcatggctctaccgagaaaaccgactgaccaacgaatattgtagcgcgattctgatcccggatttttcactcgcacttccatcgccctatcgagaaaaccgactgactgcTGAATTCTAGGagcgaatttgagaaaaaaaaactttggaaagaATCTTggttgaaaattctgaaaaatgatATATACCTGCGCATTCCATGCGTTCGATGTAAACCGACATTCGAGTCGGTAGATTTCGGGTAGATAGCCGATGCTCTGATCGGTTGGGCCAAAGGGCTCGAGAGAGCAAACTAATAAAGGAGACATCAGTCTAATCTGAACCATCAACCTGACCAGTTCGCTTAGCGCATCTTACCAACCGCAAATCACACTACCCCGTTTCGAGTTCCTATAACGTGTCGTTGAGTTCCACCGGGTCGGTCTGTTTCGTTTAAGAAACcgctaacagaaaaaaaaaactccagcaaATCCCGAGGAAAAACAAAAATCTGGCAATTTCAAGGAAGAACTTCGAAAGATTTAGTGGGAAGAGTACTTTGAGAAACTGCGAAAGAATTTACACAAGGAATTTCGATGGAAACCCAAGgatgaatcttggaaggaattcaaggaagaatcttggatagaattccaggagaaattctctgaGTATTTTCGGAAGGAATTGATACATTCAACTCTGAACGAATTCATATTCCCTAAAATATTTCTTGAGACGTTCCAAGTTATTGCAACGTCTTAACTGGAAtaaaaagcctgtttctcagcttagtgttctatgaacacttcaccagttattatctgagagtttcctctgtcaATTATCAGtttacatgtgtatatcatgtgacaggcacggagatactctatgcccaagaaagtcaaataAATTTGCATAACGAAAAGGTTCTGAACCGAGCAGGAATCGAACCTCAGCATGTTGTTGCTGCCATAAACTCTTATTAGATCAATTTAATACCTTCTCGGTTATTGACGAATTTCATCACTTCCAGCAGCTTTCCCCTCGAGAACTCTGATAACATTGGTCGGTAGCAACGCGCTTCGCACAATGGCAACGACCGCATCTGCACACGAGAAACCTATCGAGACAGCCATACACGAAGGGCTTACGGCAAAATTGACCCCGGTGCACCTGGAGGTAGTGAACGAGTCCTACATGCACAACGTACCCAAGGGATCGGAAACGCACTTCAAGGTCCTGGTGGTATCCGGCCAATTCGATGGGCTGCCACTGATCAAGGTTTGTGTTATTAACCACATTATATGTTTCTAAGTTCTATGCTATAAAATGTACAAAATTAATGGTTTCAAATTTCCCCCAACAGCGCCATCGTTTGGTGAACGAAATCGTCAAGGAAAAACTGGCCGGAAACTTTGTGCATGCCCTCTCAATCGAAGCCAAAACACCCGCCCAGTGGAACGAATCGTACAAGTTGGAACCCAGCCCTAACTGTCGTGGAGGTTTCGGGAAATGAACGTTCGGAATGAAATAAATTTATCTGGATATGTAGTTTGTTAAATACTTACGGGCTAGTGAAACGATGAGATGTTTTATTTATACGGTCGGTGTAGATCGGACTAAAGGCTATACGTATCCAGACGCAGTTTGCCATCATTTTCGGTGAAGTACATCATATCGGCCATGGTTTGCTCGCAGATCATCTCCTCGACGCGTCCTTGCATCTGTTGGATAAGAAAATCATGTTAAtaaccgtgcaagaatcatgtgACAATCGACAACTTACGGCTTTGCACTTGAACTGTTCCTCCACTTCGGGATGTTTGAAGTTGGGTCCAAAATTTACGCTGATCGTTGCACTCTTATGAACCGATATGGCCGGATAGTACGCTCCGCCATACATATCCGTGAAGGCTTCGCCCTGGCAGAttccatttttgaagaaatatatctTACTCCCTGGCAGCACTTTCAGCGACTTGAGCGTTTCCGTTACCTTATCCTTCTCCTCGTAGTACAGGTGGCTCTTGAACTTGACCAACGGTCGATCCTTGAATGTGTTCGGAATGTGCCCGGCGGGGTTCGCCTCCGGAAGCACTATCATGAAACCGAGCGTATCTCCGACTCCATAGCCATCGCTGTAGTGCTTTCCGTGCGATTCGTGGAAGCGTGTTCCTTTCCGGGATCGCCAAGAGTAGCCAAATTTGTCGTAACCGAGCGGAGCCTGCAGGTTGGCGTATTCCTGGCCCCAACCGAGCCGACAGGCAGATCCTTCGGGCATCTCCTCGACCGTTGCCTCCCAGTACCAACTGCCGCGGGTGACGTCTGCAAAAAATATCGGTAAAATGCGTAACGGTGGAAGATATTTCGTATGAGATGCCCCTCGAG includes:
- the LOC134285665 gene encoding bolA-like protein DDB_G0274169 isoform X1 — translated: MNIIPSLRAAFPSRTLITLVGSNALRTMATTASAHEKPIETAIHEGLTAKLTPVHLEVVNESYMHNVPKGSETHFKVLVVSGQFDGLPLIKRHRLVNEIVKEKLAGNFVHALSIEAKTPAQWNESYKLEPSPNCRGGFGK
- the LOC134285665 gene encoding bolA-like protein DDB_G0274169 isoform X3, whose translation is MATTASAHEKPIETAIHEGLTAKLTPVHLEVVNESYMHNVPKGSETHFKVLVVSGQFDGLPLIKRHRLVNEIVKEKLAGNFVHALSIEAKTPAQWNESYKLEPSPNCRGGFGK
- the LOC134285664 gene encoding set1/Ash2 histone methyltransferase complex subunit ASH2 isoform X2, giving the protein MDDSTQNLAKAGRQQKRKFPNSDQGGALGKKSRVGTELALVKLPAHGYPLEHPFNKDGYRYILAEPDPHAPFRQEFDESADWAGKPIPGWLYRVLSPNAVLIALHDRAPQLKVSDDRLAVTGDKGYCMARCTHYVTRGSWYWEATVEEMPEGSACRLGWGQEYANLQAPLGYDKFGYSWRSRKGTRFHESHGKHYSDGYGVGDTLGFMIVLPEANPAGHIPNTFKDRPLVKFKSHLYYEEKDKVTETLKSLKVLPGSKIYFFKNGICQGEAFTDMYGGAYYPAISVHKSATISVNFGPNFKHPEVEEQFKCKAMQGRVEEMICEQTMADMMYFTENDGKLRLDTYSL
- the LOC134285665 gene encoding bolA-like protein DDB_G0274169 isoform X2, which translates into the protein MNIIPSLRAFPSRTLITLVGSNALRTMATTASAHEKPIETAIHEGLTAKLTPVHLEVVNESYMHNVPKGSETHFKVLVVSGQFDGLPLIKRHRLVNEIVKEKLAGNFVHALSIEAKTPAQWNESYKLEPSPNCRGGFGK